The Manihot esculenta cultivar AM560-2 chromosome 1, M.esculenta_v8, whole genome shotgun sequence genome has a window encoding:
- the LOC110625133 gene encoding protein RETARDED ROOT GROWTH, mitochondrial isoform X1, which yields MGRWRATAALLLNRSATTKTINSLLPIPNLISCLPKALHFSYPLSHRLFSAIPSRVSDYSNDIEYGPHDLAPNYILGRKEDEEFGKIPVKAYFLCTSIDLKRMQAENLCNVVPPISRSTNYIALRYCSFPTEITALGVKDCICSQYMVVFQYGSAVLFNIEDHEVESYLEIVRRHASGLLPEMRKDDYAIKEKPLLVEDMQGGADYIVLKTLDTDSIRIIGSVLGQSIALDYFVSQVDGMVEEFADINRAMEKTGTFTMDRKKLLQLVGKANSNLADVILKVGLFERSEIAWRDAKYAQIYEYLREEYEVTQRFGNLDFKLKFVEHNIHFLQEVIQNRRSDLLEWCIIFLLSIENIISIYEIVWG from the exons ATGGGTAGATGGCGAGCTACTGCTGCTCTTCTCCTCAATCGCTCGGCAACCACAAAAACCATTAATTCCCTTTTGCCTATACCTAATTTGATTTCATGCTTACCAAAAGCTCTCCACTTCTCATACCCTTTAAGCCACAGGCTGTTTTCTGCAATCCCATCTCGAGTTTCGGATTATAGCAATGATATTGAATATGGACCTCATGATTTGGCTCCCAATTACATTCTGGGACGTAAGGAAGATGAGGAGTTTGGAAAAATTCCAGTCAAAGCGTACTTCCTCTGTACCAG TATTGATTTGAAGAGGATGCAAGCAGAGAATTTGTGCAATGTTGTTCCTCCCATCTCTCGTTCAACAAATTATATTGCCCTCAGATACTGCAGTTTTCCTACAGAAATTACA GCACTTGGAGTCAAGGATTGTATCTGCTCTCAATACATGGTTGTATTCCAATATGGATCTGCTGTTCTCTTTAACATTGAGGATCATGAAGTTGAAAGTTACCTAGAGATAGTAAGAAGACATGCTTCTGGATTGCTTCCAGAGATGAGGAAAGATG ATTATGCCATAAAAGAGAAGCCCCTTCTAGTTGAGGACATGCAAGGAGGTGCAGACTACATAGTTCTTAAAACTTTAGATACTGACAGCATTCGCATTATTGGAAGTGTACTTGGCCAAAGTATTGCTTTGGACTATTTTGTGTCACAG GTTGATGGAATGGTTGAAGAGTTTGCCGACATAAATCGTGCAATGGAAAAAACTGGAACTTTCACTATGGATAGGAAGAAGCTCCTTCAACTAGTTGGAAAGGCTAACTCGAATCTAGCTGATGTAATTCTCAAAGTTGGCCTTTTTGAGAG ATCTGAAATTGCTTGGAGAGATGCAAAATATGCTCAAATATACGAGTACCTTAGGGAGGAGTATGAGGTTACTCAACGCTTTGGGAATTtggatttcaaattaaaatttgtgGAG CATAACATTCATTTCCTTCAAGAGGTTATTCAAAACAGACGGTCAGATCTTCTGGAATGGTGCATCATTTTTCTGCTGAGTATAGAGAATATCATATCAATATATGAGATAGTCTGGGGATAG
- the LOC110625133 gene encoding protein RETARDED ROOT GROWTH, mitochondrial isoform X2, whose translation MGRWRATAALLLNRSATTKTINSLLPIPNLISCLPKALHFSYPLSHRLFSAIPSRVSDYSNDIEYGPHDLAPNYILGRKEDEEFGKIPVKAYFLCTSIDLKRMQAENLCNVVPPISRSTNYIALRYCSFPTEITALGVKDCICSQYMVVFQYGSAVLFNIEDHEVESYLEIVRRHASGLLPEMRKDDYAIKEKPLLVEDMQGGADYIVLKTLDTDSIRIIGSVLGQSIALDYFVSQVDGMVEEFADINRAMEKTGTFTMDRKKLLQLVGKANSNLADVILKVGLFES comes from the exons ATGGGTAGATGGCGAGCTACTGCTGCTCTTCTCCTCAATCGCTCGGCAACCACAAAAACCATTAATTCCCTTTTGCCTATACCTAATTTGATTTCATGCTTACCAAAAGCTCTCCACTTCTCATACCCTTTAAGCCACAGGCTGTTTTCTGCAATCCCATCTCGAGTTTCGGATTATAGCAATGATATTGAATATGGACCTCATGATTTGGCTCCCAATTACATTCTGGGACGTAAGGAAGATGAGGAGTTTGGAAAAATTCCAGTCAAAGCGTACTTCCTCTGTACCAG TATTGATTTGAAGAGGATGCAAGCAGAGAATTTGTGCAATGTTGTTCCTCCCATCTCTCGTTCAACAAATTATATTGCCCTCAGATACTGCAGTTTTCCTACAGAAATTACA GCACTTGGAGTCAAGGATTGTATCTGCTCTCAATACATGGTTGTATTCCAATATGGATCTGCTGTTCTCTTTAACATTGAGGATCATGAAGTTGAAAGTTACCTAGAGATAGTAAGAAGACATGCTTCTGGATTGCTTCCAGAGATGAGGAAAGATG ATTATGCCATAAAAGAGAAGCCCCTTCTAGTTGAGGACATGCAAGGAGGTGCAGACTACATAGTTCTTAAAACTTTAGATACTGACAGCATTCGCATTATTGGAAGTGTACTTGGCCAAAGTATTGCTTTGGACTATTTTGTGTCACAG GTTGATGGAATGGTTGAAGAGTTTGCCGACATAAATCGTGCAATGGAAAAAACTGGAACTTTCACTATGGATAGGAAGAAGCTCCTTCAACTAGTTGGAAAGGCTAACTCGAATCTAGCTGATGTAATTCTCAAAGTTGGCCTTTTTGAGAG TTAA
- the LOC110628035 gene encoding mitotic checkpoint protein BUB3.3, producing MEGVGLPFENLIGDAVSSIRFAPLSNNLLISSWDSNLRLYDVDGSLLRLEAPSQAGLLDCCFQNESLAFSAGSDGCIRRCDLHSGTTETIGNHHDIATCVGYSDETGLLFSASLDKNIMSWDMRSAKPLVYLINMGAEVESISLSRSDLMVAVGASVKIYDLRNLERPVHLKESCTKIRIKRISSFPRGYAVGYVDGRVALEFLDPSNLNEGYTFRCHPKSMDGRAHLVPINDIVFNPLVSGTFVTGDNDGYIITWDNESKRRLYEFPRYPNSVASLSFNHGGDLLAIASSYTYQEASEMEATPQIFIQKMEYC from the exons ATGGAAGGCGTTGGGTTACCGTTCGAAAACCTAATTGGAGATGCGGTTTCGAGTATCCGATTTGCTCCCCTATCTAATAATCTCCTCATTTCTTCTTGGGACTCT AATCTTCGATTGTACGATGTAGATGGCTCTCTGCTTAGATTAGAAGCTCCCTCCCAAGCTGGACTTCTCGATTGTTGTTTCCAGAACGAGTCCTTGGCTTTTAGCGCAGGTTCAGATGGTTGCATTAGAAG GTGTGACTTGCATTCAGGAACTACTGAGACAATTGGAAATCATCATGATATAGCAACATGTGTGGGATATAGTGATGAAACAG GCCTATTGTTTTCAGCTAGTTTAGACAAGAATATTATGTCCTGGGATATGCGCTCAGCAAAGCCTCTGGTATACCTAATAAATATGGGTGCAGAAGTTGAGTCCATTTCTCTCTCTAGGTCCGATTTGATGGTAGCTGTTGGTGCATCAGTAAAGATATATGACTTGCGAAACTTGGAGAGGCCAGTTCATTTGAAAGAATCGTGTACCAAAATTCGAATAAAGCGAATTAGCTCATTTCCTAGAG GTTATGCTGTTGGTTATGTAGATGGACGGGTAGCATTGGAGTTCTTGGATCCATCCAATTTAAATGAAGG ATATACTTTCCGGTGTCATCCAAAGTCTATGGATGGAAGAGCACATCTAGTTCCAATTAATGACATAGTTTTCAATCCACT TGTAAGTGGCACTTTTGTGACTGGTGATAATGATGGCTACATTATCACATGGGATAATGAAAGCAAAAGAAGATTATACGAG TTTCCCAGATACCCCAATAGTGTGGCGTCTTTATCATTCAACCATGGGGGAGATCTTTTGGCCATTGCATCCAGCTATACTTACCAAGAAGCCAGTGAAAT GGAAGCGACCCCTCAAATATTCATACAGAAGATGGAATACTGCTAG
- the LOC110625733 gene encoding isopentenyl phosphate kinase isoform X2, translated as MEDSTRTAPLNLPKTKPIRCIVKLGGAAITCKNELEKVNEENLEIVSSQLRQAMITGSGSQKVIGMDWSKRPGKSEISCEMDNFEDQTLMDSSSFVVVHGAGSFGHFQASKSGVHKGGLHKLLVRAGFVATRISLKSADLSMVAKAIDSGFVPVLHGDAVLDVLQGCTILSGDVIIRHLAAYLKPEYVVFLTDVLGVYDRPPSEPNAVLLREIAVNEDGSWYVVKPARQDMNKQVEITVAAHDTTGGMETKISEAAMIAKLGIDVYIVKAATSHSLRALSGEVRSSIPDDWLGTVIRFVDKRNC; from the exons ATGGAGGATTCCACACGGACCGCACCTCTCAATCTCCCGAAAACCAAACCAATTCGCTGCATCGTTAAACTTG GTGGTGCTGCAATTACTTGTAAGAATGAGCTAGAGAAGGTAAATGAAGAAAATCTTGAGATAGTATCCTCACAGCTTAGGCAAGCTATGATTACTGGATCCGGCTCCCAAAAGGTTATTGGGATGGATTGGAGCAAGAGACCTGGAAAATCTGAAATTTCCTGTGAAATGGATAATTTTGAAGATCAAACTTTAATGGATTCTAGCAGTTTTGTTGTTGTTCATGGAGCAG GTTCTTTTGGCCATTTTCAGGCTAGTAAATCAGGCGTTCATAAGGGAGGATTGCACAAACTGCTTGTCAGGGCTGGTTTTGTTGCTACACGCATTTCT TTAAAATCAGCAGATTTGTCAATGGTGGCTAAGGCAATTGACTCTGGATTTGTACCT GTTCTACATGGAGATGCTGTACTTGATGTATTACAG GGATGCACCATATTGAGTGGTGACGTCATTATACGCCATCTTGCGGCCTACTTGAAACCTGAATATGTTGTTTTTCTT ACAGATGTTTTGGGCGTGTATGATCGTCCACCTTCAGAACCTAATGCGGTGCTCTTGAGAGAGATCG CTGTGAATGAGGATGGGAGCTGGTATGTTGTGAAGCCGGCACGTCAAGACATGAATAAGCAAG TTGAAATAACTGTAGCAGCCCATGATACTACTGGGGGGATGGAGACCAAGATATCAGAAGCTGCAATGATAGCGAAACTCGGCATTGATGTCTACATAGTGAAG GCAGCAACGAGCCACTCGTTGAGGGCGTTGTCTGGAGAAGTGAGAAGCTCGATTCCTGATGATTGGCTTGGGACAGTAATCAGATTTGTAGATAAAAGGAATTGCTAG
- the LOC110625733 gene encoding isopentenyl phosphate kinase isoform X1, with translation MEDSTRTAPLNLPKTKPIRCIVKLGGAAITCKNELEKVNEENLEIVSSQLRQAMITGSGSQKVIGMDWSKRPGKSEISCEMDNFEDQTLMDSSSFVVVHGAGSFGHFQASKSGVHKGGLHKLLVRAGFVATRISVTTLNLEIVRVLAREGIPSIGMSPFSCGWSTSERNLKSADLSMVAKAIDSGFVPVLHGDAVLDVLQGCTILSGDVIIRHLAAYLKPEYVVFLTDVLGVYDRPPSEPNAVLLREIAVNEDGSWYVVKPARQDMNKQVEITVAAHDTTGGMETKISEAAMIAKLGIDVYIVKAATSHSLRALSGEVRSSIPDDWLGTVIRFVDKRNC, from the exons ATGGAGGATTCCACACGGACCGCACCTCTCAATCTCCCGAAAACCAAACCAATTCGCTGCATCGTTAAACTTG GTGGTGCTGCAATTACTTGTAAGAATGAGCTAGAGAAGGTAAATGAAGAAAATCTTGAGATAGTATCCTCACAGCTTAGGCAAGCTATGATTACTGGATCCGGCTCCCAAAAGGTTATTGGGATGGATTGGAGCAAGAGACCTGGAAAATCTGAAATTTCCTGTGAAATGGATAATTTTGAAGATCAAACTTTAATGGATTCTAGCAGTTTTGTTGTTGTTCATGGAGCAG GTTCTTTTGGCCATTTTCAGGCTAGTAAATCAGGCGTTCATAAGGGAGGATTGCACAAACTGCTTGTCAGGGCTGGTTTTGTTGCTACACGCATTTCT GTGACTACTCTCAATCTTGAAATTGTTCGAGTACTAGCTAGAG AGGGTATTCCTTCCATCGGAATGTCTCCATTTTCATGTGGATGGTCAACCTCAGAAAGAAAT TTAAAATCAGCAGATTTGTCAATGGTGGCTAAGGCAATTGACTCTGGATTTGTACCT GTTCTACATGGAGATGCTGTACTTGATGTATTACAG GGATGCACCATATTGAGTGGTGACGTCATTATACGCCATCTTGCGGCCTACTTGAAACCTGAATATGTTGTTTTTCTT ACAGATGTTTTGGGCGTGTATGATCGTCCACCTTCAGAACCTAATGCGGTGCTCTTGAGAGAGATCG CTGTGAATGAGGATGGGAGCTGGTATGTTGTGAAGCCGGCACGTCAAGACATGAATAAGCAAG TTGAAATAACTGTAGCAGCCCATGATACTACTGGGGGGATGGAGACCAAGATATCAGAAGCTGCAATGATAGCGAAACTCGGCATTGATGTCTACATAGTGAAG GCAGCAACGAGCCACTCGTTGAGGGCGTTGTCTGGAGAAGTGAGAAGCTCGATTCCTGATGATTGGCTTGGGACAGTAATCAGATTTGTAGATAAAAGGAATTGCTAG